AAAGCGATGAAACTGTGGGAAGGGCTCTCGCAAGACCTGAACTACAACGTGATGTTCAGCCAGCGCGGCGTGATGAATCTCGCACACACGTTGCAGGACGTGCGCGATACGGAACGTCGTGTGAATGCCAACCGGTTGAACGGCGTGGACGCCGAATTCCTCACGCCGGCGCAGATCAAGGAAATCGAGCCGACCATCAATCTGAATAGCCGCTATCCGGTGCTCGGCGCGTCGATCCAGCGTCGCGGCGGCGTGGCGCGTCACGATGCGGTCGCATGGGGTTTCGCGCGCGGTGCGGATCAGGCCGGTGTCGATATCGTGCAGAACTGTCAGGTGACGGGCATTCGCCGCGACGGCAGCCAGGTGATCGGCGTGGATACGACCAAGGGGTTCATCAAGGCGAAGAAGGTCGCCGTGGTGGCGGCGGGCAATACGTCGACGCTCGCGGATATGGCCGGCATACGCCTGCCGCTGGAAAGCCATCCGTTGCAGGCGTTGGTGTCCGAACCGATCAAGCCGGTGGTCAACACCGTGGTGATGTCGAACGCGGTGCATGCGTATATCAGTCAGTCCGACAAGGGCGATCTCGTGATCGGCGCCGGCGTCGATCAATACACCGGGTTCGGCCAGCGCGGCAGCTTCCAGATTATCGAAGGCACGCTTGAAGCGATCGTCGAAATGTTCCCGGTGTTCTCGCGGGTGCGGATGAATCGCCAGTGGGGCGGCATCGTGGATGTGTCGCCGGACGCGTGCCCGATCATCAGCAAGACCGACGTGAAGGGCCTGTACTTCAATTGCGGCTGGGGCACCGGTGGCTTCAAGGCGACGCCGGGTTCGGGCTGGGCGTATGCGCACACCATCGCGCGCGACGAGCCGCATCCGTTGAATGCGCCGTTTTCGCTGGACCGTTTCTACACCGGCCATCTGATCGACGAACACGGCGCCGCCGCCGTCGCCCACTAACCGACATTGGAGAGAATCAGATGCTACTGATCGAATGCCCATGGTGCGGGCCGCGCGCCGAAACCGAATTTTCCTGCGGCGGCGAGGCGGATATTGCGCGTCCGCTCGACACCGAAAAACTCACCGACAAGGAATGGGGCGACTACCTGTTCATGCGTAAGAACCCGCGCGGCGTGCATCGCGAGCAATGGATGCACGCGCAAGGATGTCGCCGCTGGTTCATGGCGCAACGCGACACGGTGAGCTACGAGATCCAGGGCTACGACACGTTCGAGCGTCCGCTGCTCGCACTGGACGGCA
This genomic stretch from Paraburkholderia bryophila harbors:
- a CDS encoding sarcosine oxidase subunit beta family protein; translated protein: MSRYSIFSLLRNGMSYHENWERQWKSPEPKREYDVVIVGGGGHGLATAYYLAKEHGVRNIAVLEKGWIGGGNTARNTTIVRSNYLWDESAALYEKAMKLWEGLSQDLNYNVMFSQRGVMNLAHTLQDVRDTERRVNANRLNGVDAEFLTPAQIKEIEPTINLNSRYPVLGASIQRRGGVARHDAVAWGFARGADQAGVDIVQNCQVTGIRRDGSQVIGVDTTKGFIKAKKVAVVAAGNTSTLADMAGIRLPLESHPLQALVSEPIKPVVNTVVMSNAVHAYISQSDKGDLVIGAGVDQYTGFGQRGSFQIIEGTLEAIVEMFPVFSRVRMNRQWGGIVDVSPDACPIISKTDVKGLYFNCGWGTGGFKATPGSGWAYAHTIARDEPHPLNAPFSLDRFYTGHLIDEHGAAAVAH
- a CDS encoding sarcosine oxidase subunit delta — protein: MLLIECPWCGPRAETEFSCGGEADIARPLDTEKLTDKEWGDYLFMRKNPRGVHREQWMHAQGCRRWFMAQRDTVSYEIQGYDTFERPLLALDGNEGQVQGQVQGGKTQ